The Trueperaceae bacterium sequence GACGCCGACGCCACCTTCGAGGCCGGCACGGGCTTCGTCAGCTCGACGACGTAGCGGCGCTCGCTCACTCCCCCTGACCTTTCGCGTGCATCCTACCCTCAGCCCCCGGCGCCGGTCGCTCTGCTACCATGTCTCGAACATGAAGCTCATCCTCGCCATCGTGCAGGATGCCGACGCCGGCCGCCTGCAAGAGGTTCTCAGGGAGCGCGGGTTCCAGTCCACGAAGCTGGCCTCCACGGGCGGGTTCCTGCGGGAGGGGAACACGACCGTGCTCATCGGTGTCGAGGACCACAAGGTCGAGGACGTGAAGGCCATCCTGCACGCCACCTGCCGCGAGCGGACGAAGGTCGTCACGGCGGGCTCCCCCATCCACGCCCTCGAGGGCGTGTTCGCCAGCCAGCCGATGGAGGTCCCCGTCGGGGGCGCCATCGTCTTCGTCATCAACACCGAGGAGTTCGTCAGGCTCTGACGGCGCCGCGGAGGCGTCAGGCGTCCCGCGGTCCGGCGTGGGCGGGCTCCGGCCCCTCGGCTGCCTGCTCGGCCTCGTCCGCGACGGCCTTCACCTCCTCGAGGATCTCCTGCACCGCCGGGCTGGCCTTGGGCTTGAGGGCCGCCTGGTCGAGGTCGTGCAGCTCGCGCGCCCGCAGGGAGATGAGCAGGGCGGCGGCGCCGAACGCCAGGCCCACGCCGAAGAGGGCGGGGAGCCCGACGAGGATCGCCAGCGCGCCGGCGGCGACCGGCGCCAGGCTGGGCAGCGCGAGCACCGAGTTCACGAGGCCGATGTAGAGCGCTCGCTCGTTCGCCGGCGCGATCGCGTAGAGCAGGTTCCACGCCGCCGTGCCGATGCCGGCGTTGCCGACGGCCGAGAAGAGGAACACCAGCGCGAACCAGCGGTGGTCGCGCACGAGCAGCGCGAGGACGAGGGCCAGCAGCACGGCGCCGTAACCGACCCGCAGGACGAGCAGGTTGCGCCCGCTGTTGGCGGGGAGGCGGAACGCGAAGTTCGCGACGATCGCGGCGGCCGTCGCCGTGATCACGTAGGTGCCGAGGGCCGCGTCGGGCGCGCCGATGTTCAGCGCGTGGATGCCGTAGAACGGCTCGGCCAGCAGGGCGAGGAGGCCCAGGAAGCGCATGGAGAGGAACCGCCGCAGCACCTTGTCTGTGCGCACGAGCCCCGGGACGTAGCGGAGCATCCCGAGGAGAGGCCGCCGCATGCCCGGCTCCCCGGCGGGCTCGCGGATGAAGCTGAACGAGGCGTTGCCGATCGAGGCGAGGATCGTCCCGCACAGGAACAGGTAGCCGAAGCTGCGCGGGAAGGGGATGTCGGACTCGAGGACCGCCCTGACCACGTAGCCCGAGCCCAGCGCCAGCACGCCGCCGATGACGTTGCGCGCCGCCCAGAAGGTCCCGAGGCGCCCGTGGGGCACGACCTTGGCCGTGACGTCGGCGAACGGCACGCCGCCGATGCCTCCGGCCGTGGCGTTGATCGCCACCATCGCGACCACCACGCCGGCGACCAGCCCCGGCGACAGGCCGCTGCCGAACAGGACCACCAGCGACATCGCCAGGAACGCGAGGTTCCGCGTCGTCGAGGTG is a genomic window containing:
- a CDS encoding cyclic-di-AMP receptor, whose product is MKLILAIVQDADAGRLQEVLRERGFQSTKLASTGGFLREGNTTVLIGVEDHKVEDVKAILHATCRERTKVVTAGSPIHALEGVFASQPMEVPVGGAIVFVINTEEFVRL